In Delphinus delphis chromosome 18, mDelDel1.2, whole genome shotgun sequence, the following proteins share a genomic window:
- the SPRY2 gene encoding protein sprouty homolog 2, whose product MEARAQSGSGSQPLLQAARDGGRQRGEPDPRDALAQQVHVLSLDQIRAIRNTNEYTEGPTVVPRPGLKPAPRPSAQHKHERLHGLPEHRQPPRPQHSQAHASARATLSRSVSTVSSGSRSSTRTSTSSISSEQRLLGSSFSSGPVADGIIRVQPKSELQPGELKPLSKEDLGLHAYRCEDCGKCKCKECTYPRPLPSDWICHEQCLCSAQNVIDYGTCVCCVKGLFYHCSNDDEDNCADNPCSCSQSHCCTRWSAMGVMSLFLPCLWCYLPAKGCLKLCQGCYDRVNRPGCRCKNSNTVCCKVPTVPPRNFEKPT is encoded by the coding sequence ATGGAGGCCAGAGCTCAGAGTGGCAGCGGATCGCAGCCCTTGCTGCAGGCAGCCCGTGACGGTGGCAGGCAGCGTGGGGAGCCCGACCCCAGAGACGCCCTCGCCCAGCAGGTACACGTGCTGTCTCTGGATCAGATCAGAGCCATCCGAAACACCAATGAGTACACAGAGGGGCCTACTGTGGTCCCCAGACCTGGGCTCAAGCCTGCACCTCGCCCCTCCGCTCAGCACAAGCACGAGAGACTCCACGGTCTGCCTGAGCACCGCCAGCCCCCCAGGCCCCAGCACTCACAGGCCCACGCTTCTGCGAGGGCCACTCTGTCCAGGTCCGTCAGCACAGTCAGCTCGGGGTCTCGCAGCAGTACTAGGACAAGTACCAGCAGCATTTCCTCTGAACAGAGGCTCTTGGGATCATCCTTCTCCTCGGGGCCTGTTGCTGATGGGATAATCCGGGTGCAGCCCAAATCAGAGCTCCAGCCAGGTGAGCTTAAGCCGCTGAGCAAGGAGGATTTGGGGCTGCACGCCTACAGGTGTGAGGACTGCGGCAAGTGCAAATGTAAGGAGTGCACCTACCCAAGGCCTCTGCCATCGGATTGGATCTGCCACGAGCAGTGCCTTTGCTCGGCCCAGAACGTGATCGACTACGGGACCTGCGTGTGCTGTGTGAAAGGCCTCTTCTATCACTGTTCTAATGATGACGAGGACAACTGTGCTGACAACCCGTGTTCCTGCAGCCAGTCTCACTGTTGTACACGGTGGTCGGCCATGGGCGTCATGTCcctctttttgccttgtttatggtgtTACCTTCCAGCCAAGGGTTGCCTTAAATTGTGCCAGGGGTGTTATGACCGGGTGAACAGGCCTGGATGCCGttgtaaaaattcaaacacagtCTGCTGCAAAGTTCCCACTGTCCCACCCAGGAACTTTGAAAAACCAACATAG